The DNA segment CATGCGATTCAGGGCTTTAGCCACCTCCTGCAAGCAGCTATCCCCGGCTTGATGTCCGTAGGTATCGTTATATAGCTTGAAGAAATCTACATCACATAAGAGGAGGGAGAGCGGTTGTTGCTCTCTTGCCATTCGTCGCCATTCTTGAGCAAAGTATTCATCAAAGCGCCGTCGGTTTGCTAAACCTGTCAAGCTGTCTGTCGTCGCTAGATGTTGTAGGGCGAAATTTGCTTCTTGTAATTGCTGCTGTAGTAACGCTTGCTGCTGTTGCAACTGAGCTTGCCGAATCAGGCGGCGAACTCGCTGGTTAAGCACAGCCCAGTGAATCGGTTTAGTCACATAGTCAGCTGCCCCTGCTGCAAAAGCTCGATCGACTGAGGCCTCGTCTTCTAAGGCAGTAATCATCAAAACCGGATCAGGCTCCACTCGATCAGCACTAGGCAGCGCTTGTAACTGGGTACAGCAGGTAAATCCATCCATCACAGGCATCAAAGCATCTAGCACTACCAGATCAGGGTGGAGTTGCAGGTAAAGATCTAAACCTTGAGTGCCATCGGTTGCCTCTGCCACTCGGTAGCCTAGCTGCTTCATGGCCCGTTTAAGTTGCAGCCGCATTAAGGGATCATCATCCACAATCAGAACCAGGGGTGGAGCCGTTTCAGTGGAGTTGGTTTCTGGCGTTAACATGAGGATCTCTCCACTTCTAAAGCCGCTAA comes from the Trichocoleus sp. FACHB-46 genome and includes:
- a CDS encoding PleD family two-component system response regulator, whose protein sequence is MLTPETNSTETAPPLVLIVDDDPLMRLQLKRAMKQLGYRVAEATDGTQGLDLYLQLHPDLVVLDALMPVMDGFTCCTQLQALPSADRVEPDPVLMITALEDEASVDRAFAAGAADYVTKPIHWAVLNQRVRRLIRQAQLQQQQALLQQQLQEANFALQHLATTDSLTGLANRRRFDEYFAQEWRRMAREQQPLSLLLCDVDFFKLYNDTYGHQAGDSCLQEVAKALNRMMKRSSDLAARYGSEEFAVILSNTDESGALFIAEAICTSIRELKIAHSRSKIGEHVTLSLGVATIVPLMQASLELFFTAADAALYRAKAEGRDRYCIQSSASFSSWWS